The Desulfovibrio sp. UCD-KL4C genome contains a region encoding:
- the murJ gene encoding murein biosynthesis integral membrane protein MurJ, producing the protein MTAESAKIVRNASVVAGATLLSRILGFVRDLIVAFALGAGLPADAFFVAFRIPNLLRRLFGEGSLTMAFVPVFSRVKNEQGQEAAFDMARSALAWLVLILGVITVVAIVGAKPLVLMIAPGFDRNPELMTLTVSLLRICFPYVIFICGVALCMGVLNSMGHFLAPALAPCALNIALIGSALIGYYTGNNVAVFMAWGVLIGGLLQWLLQQPYLRKYGLTWRGNRSLANSGVKRMGKLMLPTVFGAAVYQINIVLGTLLASFLPVGSVSYLYYSDRLVQFPLGVFGIAVGTAALPSLSALCAKGKNREFAETLKHTVGLTLFISLPAMAGLVTLAEPLIKLLFQRGAFDAVAVTATAQALMAYGVGLPFIAMSRPLVSAFYAQEDTKTPVKVAIFCLVANVSIGYILMQSIAHVGLALAVSFSSMLNFFLLAAIMWRRTGVCPLPWAGAFKSFLLSCLIGAGAWYSVSYGILWFLLIPVWILIYGVGSLLLKSDDALMLMNALRRRRA; encoded by the coding sequence ATGACAGCTGAATCAGCTAAGATTGTTCGAAACGCTTCGGTTGTTGCCGGAGCGACTTTGCTTTCAAGGATACTTGGATTTGTCCGTGACTTGATTGTGGCTTTTGCTTTGGGAGCAGGTTTGCCTGCCGATGCTTTTTTCGTCGCATTTCGCATACCTAACTTACTTCGTCGTTTGTTCGGGGAAGGGTCACTTACCATGGCCTTTGTTCCGGTTTTCAGTCGTGTTAAAAATGAGCAGGGACAGGAAGCCGCTTTTGATATGGCTCGTTCGGCTCTCGCGTGGTTGGTGCTGATTTTAGGAGTGATAACGGTTGTGGCGATAGTCGGAGCAAAACCTTTGGTTTTAATGATTGCGCCGGGTTTTGATCGTAACCCTGAGTTGATGACACTTACGGTATCTCTTTTAAGAATCTGTTTTCCCTATGTAATTTTTATTTGCGGTGTTGCGTTGTGCATGGGTGTTTTAAACAGTATGGGCCATTTTCTGGCTCCTGCGCTTGCTCCGTGTGCTTTAAATATTGCGCTCATCGGTTCCGCGCTCATTGGATATTACACCGGAAACAATGTAGCTGTCTTTATGGCTTGGGGTGTTTTAATCGGTGGGCTTTTACAGTGGCTTTTGCAGCAGCCGTATTTGCGCAAGTACGGTCTTACATGGCGAGGCAATCGTAGTCTTGCCAACTCAGGTGTTAAGCGCATGGGTAAGCTGATGCTGCCGACTGTGTTCGGAGCCGCTGTTTATCAGATTAACATTGTTTTAGGCACACTTCTGGCTTCATTTCTTCCAGTGGGCAGTGTGTCATATCTTTATTATTCAGACCGTCTTGTCCAGTTCCCGCTGGGGGTTTTCGGGATTGCTGTCGGAACGGCTGCACTGCCGAGTCTGTCAGCTCTTTGCGCTAAAGGCAAAAATCGTGAGTTTGCTGAAACTTTGAAGCATACGGTCGGTTTGACTCTCTTTATCAGCCTGCCTGCAATGGCTGGGCTGGTGACTCTTGCCGAGCCGCTTATCAAACTTCTTTTCCAGCGCGGTGCATTTGATGCGGTGGCTGTTACAGCTACTGCGCAGGCCTTGATGGCTTACGGGGTAGGGCTTCCTTTTATTGCGATGTCCCGTCCTTTAGTTTCAGCTTTTTATGCTCAGGAAGATACTAAGACTCCGGTTAAAGTTGCAATTTTTTGCCTAGTTGCCAATGTGAGTATCGGTTATATTCTCATGCAGTCCATTGCTCATGTGGGTTTAGCTTTAGCTGTATCCTTTTCGTCCATGCTCAATTTCTTTTTGCTGGCTGCCATTATGTGGCGCAGAACAGGAGTTTGTCCTTTGCCGTGGGCGGGAGCATTTAAAAGTTTTTTGCTTAGTTGCCTTATCGGAGCTGGAGCTTGGTATTCTGTTTCTTACGGAATACTCTGGTTTTTGTTGATTCCGGTGTGGATATTAATTTACGGTGTCGGCTCTCTGTTACTTAAATCTGATGATGCTTTGATGTTGATGAATGCCTTGCGTCGCAGGAGAGCTTAG
- the mutM gene encoding bifunctional DNA-formamidopyrimidine glycosylase/DNA-(apurinic or apyrimidinic site) lyase, translating into MPELPEVEVISRGLAKALVGKTIESVKILNHSSVKMPWHVFASRVAGCTITCVHRRGKLLIMDLGDDLHITFHLKMTGRVLAHEEATPSEKHTRVVFGLTDGGSIEFHDTRKFGEVRALTTEELEEWSFYHKLGPEPLETSPSDLAERLIGKKAQIKGLLLNQSVVAGIGNIYADESLFRAGIHPKAKASDLSKETLEKLFVEVQKVLTQAISENGSSIRDYVDAGGDAGGFQNSFKVYGKKGEACPECGEQFESGTVAGRGSTFCAKCQKMSD; encoded by the coding sequence ATGCCAGAATTACCAGAAGTAGAAGTTATTTCACGTGGTCTTGCCAAAGCTCTTGTCGGCAAAACAATTGAATCCGTTAAAATTTTAAATCACAGCTCAGTCAAAATGCCTTGGCATGTATTTGCTTCAAGGGTTGCAGGATGCACTATTACCTGCGTTCACAGACGAGGAAAATTACTTATTATGGACCTTGGTGACGACCTGCATATAACCTTTCATCTTAAAATGACTGGTCGCGTGCTTGCGCATGAAGAAGCTACTCCTTCAGAGAAGCACACACGTGTTGTTTTTGGTTTGACAGATGGCGGTTCCATCGAATTTCATGATACCCGTAAATTTGGCGAAGTTCGCGCGTTAACTACGGAAGAATTGGAAGAATGGTCTTTTTATCATAAGTTAGGGCCGGAACCTCTTGAAACTTCTCCTTCAGACCTTGCTGAACGTTTGATCGGAAAGAAGGCACAGATTAAAGGGCTTTTGCTGAATCAGTCCGTAGTTGCCGGAATAGGAAATATTTATGCTGACGAGTCCCTTTTCCGTGCTGGTATTCACCCGAAAGCTAAAGCTTCTGACCTTTCAAAAGAAACACTTGAAAAATTATTTGTAGAAGTCCAAAAGGTGTTAACGCAGGCAATCAGTGAAAACGGAAGTTCTATCCGCGATTATGTTGATGCAGGAGGGGATGCTGGTGGCTTTCAGAATAGTTTTAAAGTTTACGGCAAAAAAGGTGAAGCTTGTCCCGAGTGCGGTGAGCAGTTTGAAAGCGGAACTGTTGCGGGACGTGGTTCAACATTTTGTGCCAAATGCCAGAAAATGAGTGATTAG
- a CDS encoding ChaN family lipoprotein: MFQYIIDIRAGGLRALCALFFIFAMSGCSKQIHSDMAVSFLPCSGEFISSAGDQLSLVDAVHNASSADYVLIGEGHTSLCDHEVQFKLIQGLTSNHRKVAIGFEMVSSDKQDVLNRFNLGQLSLNDLPEKLDWKNEWRYDFNFFRPIFELAKERELTVAALNFPFRLMKEVHAKGLEGLSAADRALLPKNVIMPPKQQEESLKEVLSMHPNSDPSDSKQVHRFLLIQSLWDTTMAERAVSLRRRAGTPVVVLAGAGHVEQGWGIAHRLKELDPEAKIFMFMPWRGDNFYPAEADSFFYCPPSYESRLGMTLEMRQGKAVVVAVKRDQKAFRIGIRPGDVLAEAQGIPVHSLSALHMAGAKAHKENKPLVFKMDRRGNTFSIDLGLLVRSKKD; the protein is encoded by the coding sequence ATGTTCCAATATATTATTGATATCCGCGCAGGGGGTCTTCGGGCCCTTTGCGCGCTTTTTTTTATTTTTGCGATGTCAGGGTGTTCTAAACAGATACACTCGGATATGGCTGTATCTTTTTTGCCTTGCTCCGGTGAATTCATCAGTTCCGCAGGGGATCAACTTTCTCTTGTAGATGCAGTTCACAATGCTAGCAGCGCTGATTATGTTCTGATAGGCGAAGGGCACACAAGTCTTTGTGACCATGAAGTTCAGTTCAAACTGATACAGGGGCTGACAAGTAATCATCGCAAAGTCGCTATCGGTTTTGAAATGGTCAGTTCAGACAAGCAGGATGTTCTCAACCGTTTCAATCTTGGACAGCTCAGCCTGAACGATTTGCCGGAAAAGCTGGATTGGAAAAACGAATGGCGATATGACTTCAATTTCTTTCGCCCTATATTTGAACTAGCGAAGGAACGTGAACTTACCGTAGCCGCACTGAATTTTCCGTTCAGACTCATGAAAGAAGTTCATGCAAAAGGGCTTGAAGGACTGTCCGCAGCGGACCGTGCTTTATTGCCGAAAAACGTTATTATGCCTCCGAAGCAGCAGGAAGAAAGCTTAAAAGAGGTTCTTTCCATGCATCCCAATAGTGACCCGTCTGACTCTAAGCAGGTGCACAGGTTTTTACTAATTCAGTCTTTATGGGATACAACCATGGCTGAGCGTGCTGTCAGTCTCCGACGTAGAGCCGGAACCCCTGTGGTTGTACTCGCAGGAGCAGGGCATGTTGAACAGGGTTGGGGTATAGCCCACAGACTTAAAGAGTTGGATCCGGAAGCAAAAATTTTCATGTTTATGCCGTGGCGAGGAGATAATTTTTATCCTGCCGAAGCAGATTCTTTTTTCTATTGCCCGCCTTCGTATGAAAGCAGACTTGGAATGACCTTGGAAATGCGTCAGGGAAAAGCTGTGGTTGTTGCTGTTAAGCGTGATCAAAAAGCGTTTAGAATCGGTATTCGCCCCGGAGATGTTCTGGCTGAAGCTCAGGGAATTCCTGTACATTCGCTTTCAGCCTTACATATGGCCGGAGCAAAAGCACACAAAGAAAATAAGCCTCTTGTGTTTAAAATGGATAGAAGAGGCAATACTTTTAGTATCGATTTAGGACTGCTTGTCAGATCAAAAAAAGACTAG
- a CDS encoding phenylacetate--CoA ligase family protein produces the protein MTRKDRTEGIYSRREVLDEGERRQYCALQLKELLTYAYRYSEDVKKRFDRAQFQVEKFKDLSDLKLIPILKKKELIFLQSMGPRLGGLLTKDLGELRRIFLSPGPIFDPEDRSEDYWGWTEGFYAAGFRSGDVAQITLNYHLAPAGLMFEEPLRNLNCAVVPAGPGSTNSQLEIMQKLRVTGYVGTPSYLMHLAQKAEEAGLNLRKDLYLEVAFVTGEKFSEKVRSSLEKKFDLIMRQGYGTADVGCIGYECYHKNGLHITNRAYVEICHPDTGIPLKDGEVGEIVITAFNKTYPLIRLATGDLSYIDRTPCACGRSTPRLGNIVGRVDTTARIKGMFVYPHQVEQVMAYFDEVKRWQIEVTNPGGIDELILNIEVSNFKREEELLHMFREKIKLRPLLKVLTPGSLPPQVRPIEDKRIWD, from the coding sequence ATGACTCGTAAAGACCGCACCGAAGGCATATACAGCCGTCGTGAAGTGCTGGATGAGGGCGAAAGGCGTCAATATTGCGCTTTACAGCTTAAAGAGCTTTTGACTTATGCCTACCGCTATTCTGAAGACGTTAAAAAGCGTTTCGATAGAGCTCAGTTTCAGGTTGAAAAGTTTAAAGACCTTTCTGACCTCAAACTTATTCCTATACTAAAAAAGAAAGAACTTATATTTTTGCAATCCATGGGACCACGTCTTGGTGGATTGTTAACTAAAGATCTCGGTGAGCTTCGCCGTATCTTTCTTTCACCCGGTCCTATTTTTGATCCTGAAGACCGCAGTGAGGATTACTGGGGATGGACTGAAGGATTTTATGCTGCAGGATTCCGTTCCGGTGATGTTGCTCAGATCACTTTGAATTATCATCTGGCTCCTGCCGGGCTGATGTTTGAAGAACCTCTGCGTAATCTGAACTGTGCTGTTGTTCCTGCCGGACCGGGCAGCACTAACAGTCAGCTGGAAATTATGCAGAAGCTCAGAGTTACCGGCTATGTCGGTACTCCAAGCTATCTTATGCATCTTGCTCAGAAGGCTGAAGAAGCCGGACTTAATCTGCGTAAAGATCTGTACCTTGAAGTTGCATTTGTTACAGGTGAAAAATTCTCAGAAAAGGTTCGTTCCTCTCTTGAGAAAAAATTCGACCTTATTATGCGTCAGGGATACGGAACTGCTGATGTCGGTTGTATCGGTTACGAATGTTACCATAAGAACGGTCTACATATTACTAACCGTGCGTATGTTGAAATCTGTCATCCTGATACAGGTATCCCTCTTAAGGACGGCGAAGTCGGTGAAATTGTTATTACCGCTTTCAACAAAACATATCCGCTGATTAGGCTTGCAACCGGAGACCTCAGTTATATCGACCGCACTCCTTGTGCTTGCGGGCGTTCAACTCCGAGACTTGGAAATATTGTCGGTCGCGTTGACACAACTGCCCGTATCAAGGGTATGTTTGTTTATCCTCATCAGGTTGAGCAGGTTATGGCTTATTTTGATGAAGTTAAACGTTGGCAGATCGAAGTTACTAACCCGGGTGGTATTGATGAACTAATTCTCAATATTGAGGTTTCAAACTTTAAGCGCGAAGAAGAGCTTCTGCACATGTTCCGTGAGAAGATTAAACTACGTCCGCTTCTTAAAGTATTGACTCCTGGTTCATTGCCTCCTCAGGTTAGACCTATTGAAGACAAGCGTATCTGGGATTAA
- a CDS encoding methyl-accepting chemotaxis protein yields the protein MNWKDFKLSYKFSVGFGSVVVLLILLGVWSVLGIGDIVQNAQEVIAGNKLRGDFVQKIVDHLNWANQVNSLLTDKNINTLDVQTDPHKCGFGKWYYSDARKKAEELVPAIIPLLAKVEESHNQLHKSAILIKEKYQRVDPQLGSFLREKKLDHLKWMNKVMEELMDPNINVIDVQADAHKCGLGKWLYSTETRANSSKDPEYGNLINAILPPHIRLHGSVIELNSLLASGKRAEAKKYFTTEVEKDAADTLSKIDKLISWHDARMASLEEASDIYATQTVPALKTVQEILTEVRAVVANNIMTDDQMLLQAERTERIIAIVVVLAAVAGIFMAWLISSGILGPLSKGLDFVGQVSTGNLAADVDLDRKDELGKLADGMRNMVGRLREVVSSVNSATENVASGSEELSASAESLSQGATEQAASIEEVSSSMEEMGANIRQNADNAKQTESVAEKSQVQAEQSGEAVGEAVVAMKSIAEKIMIIEEIARQTNLLALNAAIEAARAGEHGKGFAVVAAEVRKLAERSGLAASEIRELSASSVEVAERAGGMLQELVPSIRMTADLVQEISAASNEQNTGVTQINQAIQQLDKVIQQNASASEEMASTAEELSSQGQMLQQSMSFFKLDRSVTRMLSASSGDRIDDEDGFDRF from the coding sequence ATGAATTGGAAAGATTTCAAATTAAGTTATAAGTTTTCAGTAGGCTTTGGCTCAGTAGTAGTCTTGCTGATTTTGCTCGGAGTTTGGTCCGTTCTTGGGATTGGAGACATTGTGCAAAACGCGCAAGAGGTTATTGCAGGGAACAAACTTCGGGGGGATTTTGTTCAGAAAATTGTAGACCATCTCAACTGGGCCAATCAGGTAAACAGTTTACTTACTGATAAAAACATCAACACATTAGATGTTCAGACCGATCCGCACAAATGTGGGTTCGGGAAATGGTACTACAGTGACGCTCGTAAAAAGGCTGAAGAGCTTGTACCAGCTATTATTCCTCTTTTAGCCAAAGTAGAAGAATCCCATAATCAGCTTCATAAGTCGGCTATTCTTATTAAAGAAAAATATCAGCGGGTAGATCCACAGCTCGGAAGTTTTTTGAGAGAAAAGAAACTAGATCATCTTAAATGGATGAACAAAGTAATGGAAGAGCTGATGGATCCGAATATTAATGTCATTGATGTTCAGGCTGATGCCCATAAATGTGGGCTTGGTAAATGGCTCTATTCAACTGAAACCAGAGCAAATTCGAGTAAAGATCCTGAGTATGGAAATTTGATCAATGCTATTTTGCCTCCACATATTCGGTTGCATGGTTCAGTGATAGAGCTGAATAGTTTGCTGGCAAGTGGCAAGCGCGCTGAAGCTAAAAAATACTTTACAACTGAAGTTGAAAAAGACGCTGCTGATACTCTTTCAAAAATTGACAAGCTGATTTCGTGGCATGATGCCAGAATGGCTTCTTTAGAAGAAGCTTCGGATATCTACGCGACACAAACAGTTCCCGCGCTTAAAACTGTTCAGGAAATTTTGACAGAAGTCAGGGCTGTCGTTGCAAACAATATAATGACAGATGATCAGATGCTTCTTCAGGCCGAGCGTACAGAGCGGATTATTGCTATAGTAGTGGTTCTCGCCGCTGTTGCAGGCATCTTTATGGCTTGGCTTATTTCAAGCGGTATACTTGGACCTTTGAGCAAGGGGTTGGATTTTGTCGGTCAGGTCAGCACAGGAAACCTTGCTGCCGATGTCGATCTGGACCGTAAGGACGAGTTGGGTAAACTTGCTGATGGAATGCGCAACATGGTTGGCAGGCTTAGAGAAGTTGTTTCCAGTGTTAACAGTGCTACTGAAAATGTTGCCAGCGGGAGTGAAGAGTTGTCCGCATCTGCTGAAAGCCTTTCACAAGGGGCGACTGAGCAGGCTGCTTCTATTGAAGAAGTTTCTTCTTCTATGGAAGAAATGGGTGCTAATATCAGGCAAAATGCTGATAATGCAAAGCAGACTGAATCCGTTGCAGAGAAGTCACAGGTTCAAGCAGAGCAGAGTGGTGAGGCTGTTGGTGAAGCTGTTGTTGCTATGAAGAGTATTGCTGAAAAAATTATGATAATTGAAGAAATAGCAAGGCAGACTAATTTGCTTGCTCTTAACGCTGCAATTGAAGCGGCTCGCGCCGGCGAACATGGCAAAGGGTTTGCTGTTGTTGCGGCAGAAGTCAGAAAGCTGGCTGAGAGAAGCGGGTTAGCTGCTTCCGAGATCAGAGAATTGTCAGCTTCATCTGTCGAGGTAGCGGAACGGGCCGGAGGAATGCTGCAAGAGTTGGTTCCGAGTATTCGTATGACTGCAGACCTTGTTCAGGAAATATCTGCGGCTAGTAATGAACAGAATACCGGTGTTACTCAGATTAATCAGGCAATACAGCAACTTGATAAAGTTATTCAGCAGAATGCATCCGCGTCTGAAGAAATGGCCTCAACAGCTGAAGAGTTGTCTTCACAAGGGCAGATGTTGCAGCAGAGTATGTCTTTCTTTAAACTTGATAGATCGGTTACAAGAATGCTTTCAGCCAGCTCAGGTGATCGCATTGACGATGAAGATGGGTTCGATCGATTTTAA
- a CDS encoding glycerate kinase, with protein sequence MLMTKEQDHLAQIFSAALDRVDPYKIINNRLTLSNEVLTVMMDEGNIIVDLKNFDRIIVIGAGKATAKMALAIEDILGDRIESGIISVKYGHTENLKYVKTIEAAHPVPDENGVKAAHMIENLACSATEKTLVINLISGGGSALLPSPMCTEIDDEEIAITLEDKQAVTKALLACGADISEINCIRKHLSNLKGGRLLRCLRPARSLNFILSDVVGDNLDTIASGMTSFDHTTYCDAISILDHYELREKIPPHTLKALELGNHGKLIETLKKEEFNGERTENILIGTNRIALLGARDKAIELGYNVQILTSRLEGEAANASDMLWAIAQDERQWSLLEKKPACIIVGGETVVTIKGSGKGGRNQEMALSFLMRLGQDKLEGKDIHFLAASTDGNDGPTDAAGGFADSAVLEKSRQMGLSIADYLKNNDSYHFLDKVGALHKTGPTNTNVCDVQILIVK encoded by the coding sequence ATGTTGATGACGAAAGAACAGGACCATCTCGCACAAATATTTTCTGCAGCACTCGACCGGGTTGACCCTTATAAAATCATTAACAACCGCTTAACCCTCTCAAACGAAGTACTCACGGTTATGATGGATGAGGGAAATATCATTGTTGACCTAAAAAATTTTGATCGCATTATTGTAATAGGAGCAGGCAAGGCCACAGCAAAAATGGCACTCGCTATTGAAGATATTTTAGGTGATCGTATTGAATCCGGCATTATTTCAGTTAAATACGGACATACCGAAAATCTTAAATACGTTAAAACAATTGAAGCCGCGCACCCTGTCCCTGATGAAAACGGAGTTAAAGCCGCACACATGATCGAAAATTTGGCCTGCTCCGCTACAGAAAAAACTCTGGTTATAAACCTTATTTCCGGGGGAGGATCGGCTCTTCTACCCAGCCCCATGTGTACAGAAATTGACGATGAAGAAATTGCCATCACGCTTGAAGATAAGCAGGCTGTAACTAAAGCCCTGCTAGCCTGCGGCGCAGATATCAGCGAAATCAACTGCATACGTAAACACCTTTCTAATCTTAAGGGCGGACGTTTGCTGCGTTGTCTGCGTCCTGCGCGCTCTCTTAACTTTATTCTTTCCGACGTAGTCGGTGACAATCTCGACACCATAGCTTCAGGCATGACCAGTTTTGACCACACCACATATTGTGATGCCATATCTATTCTCGATCACTACGAGCTGAGAGAGAAAATACCACCACACACACTTAAGGCTCTTGAACTGGGCAATCACGGTAAACTTATTGAAACCTTAAAAAAAGAAGAATTCAATGGAGAGCGAACCGAAAATATTCTCATCGGCACTAACCGCATTGCCCTTCTGGGAGCACGAGATAAGGCCATAGAACTTGGCTATAATGTTCAAATTTTAACTTCGCGCTTAGAAGGTGAAGCCGCAAATGCTTCGGACATGTTATGGGCGATCGCACAAGACGAAAGACAATGGAGTCTGCTTGAAAAGAAACCTGCCTGTATCATCGTCGGAGGTGAAACAGTTGTCACTATTAAGGGGAGCGGTAAGGGCGGACGAAATCAGGAAATGGCTCTGTCGTTTTTAATGAGACTCGGGCAGGATAAGCTTGAAGGTAAAGATATACATTTTCTTGCCGCTTCAACAGACGGCAATGATGGTCCGACCGATGCCGCAGGGGGATTTGCAGACAGCGCTGTTTTGGAAAAATCACGCCAAATGGGACTTTCCATCGCTGACTACTTGAAAAATAACGACTCCTACCATTTTTTAGATAAGGTTGGAGCACTCCACAAAACAGGACCGACAAACACAAACGTCTGTGATGTACAGATTCTTATAGTTAAATAA
- a CDS encoding glycine zipper domain-containing protein, translated as MKKMILLTIICVLMLGSGCANKAQSGAGLGALAGATIGALTFKNKASGAAIGAGVGLLMGYIVGNEWDKYDEQKVAQSLESTKSGETVAWKNPDTGKSYTAVPSPAYMNQNKICRDVTITADGGEKIMAKACRGDDGVWRLNQ; from the coding sequence ATGAAAAAAATGATTTTACTTACAATCATTTGTGTTCTTATGCTTGGCTCCGGTTGTGCAAATAAAGCCCAGTCAGGGGCTGGATTAGGAGCTCTTGCAGGAGCAACGATTGGAGCTTTGACTTTTAAGAACAAAGCTTCAGGAGCGGCCATTGGAGCGGGGGTAGGGCTTCTGATGGGGTACATTGTTGGTAATGAATGGGATAAATATGATGAGCAGAAAGTTGCGCAGTCTTTGGAAAGCACTAAATCAGGCGAAACTGTTGCATGGAAGAATCCGGATACCGGGAAATCATACACCGCGGTACCTTCTCCTGCTTACATGAATCAGAATAAAATATGCCGTGATGTGACTATAACCGCAGACGGTGGGGAAAAAATTATGGCGAAAGCCTGCCGAGGCGATGATGGCGTTTGGCGGCTTAATCAATAA
- a CDS encoding methyltransferase domain-containing protein, whose amino-acid sequence MTWDGSDVEKFDTWFRTPEGRFALEQEVNLMDHLISSWPRRKRKLLEIGCGTGIFLEHLYRSGFDVTGVDKSSVMLDGAVERLGKRASLYQCNGEILPFDDNEFDFTVLWTVLEFCSDPEALITEAARVSAGGILVGFLNRHSIYYFTHGKMWPWASANTLRMSHWFSPSEMRGALYGGTGYKPTITRSVLPGPMWSWKTKVPWKYLNGFVYPPYVGAFTGCRVDFCNRIPLNPLHAWKSSSAGMSSSKRKDLKPECYRGSKCSLEK is encoded by the coding sequence ATGACTTGGGACGGATCTGACGTCGAAAAATTTGATACGTGGTTCAGAACTCCTGAAGGGCGTTTTGCGCTTGAACAGGAAGTGAACCTTATGGATCACTTGATCTCAAGTTGGCCGCGCCGTAAAAGAAAATTACTTGAAATAGGTTGCGGAACAGGAATTTTTTTAGAGCATCTCTATCGAAGCGGGTTTGACGTTACTGGTGTTGATAAGTCTTCTGTAATGCTTGACGGCGCAGTAGAAAGACTTGGTAAAAGAGCTTCGCTTTATCAGTGCAACGGAGAAATTCTTCCTTTTGATGACAATGAATTTGACTTTACGGTGCTCTGGACTGTTCTTGAATTTTGTTCCGACCCTGAAGCTCTTATAACCGAGGCTGCGAGGGTTTCCGCTGGTGGGATTCTTGTTGGTTTTCTTAACCGTCATTCCATATATTATTTTACCCATGGTAAAATGTGGCCGTGGGCTTCTGCAAATACATTAAGGATGTCTCATTGGTTTTCTCCTTCTGAAATGCGGGGAGCATTGTATGGAGGGACTGGGTACAAGCCGACTATTACCCGTTCTGTTCTTCCAGGGCCTATGTGGAGCTGGAAAACAAAAGTCCCATGGAAATATCTAAACGGTTTTGTATATCCTCCTTATGTGGGGGCTTTCACCGGTTGCAGAGTAGATTTTTGCAACAGGATTCCTCTTAATCCGCTCCATGCATGGAAATCCTCTTCTGCCGGAATGTCTTCATCAAAACGCAAAGACTTGAAACCGGAATGTTATAGGGGATCGAAATGTTCTTTGGAAAAATAA
- a CDS encoding peroxiredoxin, translating into MSCGHDHSVEFLPEARIGQKVENFVLEAFDPEDCGFCEVDFEKIQKEGKWTILFFYPADFTFVCPTELADLATKHAELEKLGCEVVSVSTDTKFVHLAWKTDERLLQDVKFKMAADPTGQVSDFFGVYDAETGMALRGTFIINPEGVLVSSEVNFYNVGRNANELLRKVEANVYLKDHPFEACPAKWTPGEKTLTPSEKLVGKVYEQLND; encoded by the coding sequence ATGAGTTGTGGACACGATCATTCAGTTGAATTTCTTCCTGAGGCAAGAATCGGACAAAAAGTTGAAAACTTTGTACTCGAAGCATTCGATCCTGAAGACTGCGGCTTCTGCGAAGTTGATTTTGAAAAAATTCAGAAAGAAGGAAAATGGACTATCCTTTTCTTTTACCCCGCAGACTTTACTTTTGTCTGCCCCACAGAGTTAGCAGACCTTGCCACAAAGCATGCAGAGCTTGAAAAACTCGGTTGTGAAGTAGTTTCTGTTTCCACAGATACTAAGTTTGTTCACCTTGCATGGAAAACCGATGAAAGATTGCTACAGGATGTTAAGTTCAAAATGGCAGCAGACCCTACGGGTCAAGTTTCTGATTTCTTCGGAGTGTATGACGCTGAAACCGGTATGGCTTTGCGCGGAACATTTATCATTAATCCGGAAGGCGTTCTGGTCTCATCAGAAGTTAATTTTTATAATGTCGGACGTAATGCCAATGAACTTTTGCGTAAGGTTGAAGCAAATGTTTACCTGAAAGACCATCCATTTGAAGCTTGCCCTGCGAAGTGGACCCCAGGTGAAAAAACTCTGACTCCTTCTGAAAAGTTGGTAGGTAAAGTTTACGAACAATTAAACGATTAA